The DNA sequence aagtcttcAGGTACAGCTAGCGCTAGTTAGTTTTATGAGTGAATGCtatctaacttccttcatactgactatcctaccattctgactatcctaccaatccttgacttcggcgatgtcatttacaaaatagcctccaacactctactcagcaaattggatgcagcccatcacagtgccatccgttttgtcaccaaagccccatataccacccaccactgcgacctgtatgctctcgttggctggccctagcttcatatttgtcgccaaacccactggctccaggtcatctataagtctttgctaggtaaagccctgccttgccttagctcactggtcaccgtagcacacgctccagcaggtatatttcactagtcacccccaaagccaattcctcctttggccgcctttccttccagttctctgctgccaatgactggaacgactgcaaaaatcactgaagctgtagactcatatctccctcactagctttaaaaaccagctgtcagagcagctcacagatcactgtacctgtacatagcccatctgtaaaaagcccatccaactactgcatcctcatactgttatttattttgctcctttgcaccccagtgtctctacttgcacactcatcttctgcacatctatcactccagtgtttaattgctatattgtaattatttcgccactatggcctatttattgccttacctcccttatcctacctcatttacacacactgtatatagacttcttctattgtattattgactgtatgtttgtttatttcatgtgtaactctgtgttgttgtttgtgtcgaactgctttgctttatcttggctaggtcacagttgtaaatgagaacttgttctcaactggtctactgGGGTAAAtacagattaaataaaaataaaatactgaaCACAAAAAATGCAGATGCCGATATGCAGATAAAggacttcattgccaaaatcccgcaGTATCCCTTTAATGTGAGAACAGTGCTTGTTTACAGACCTATTTCAGCCAGCTTGGTTGGATCTTCAGAAACAGTCTCCAGCTTTGTCAGGAAACTCTTGATAGCTTTAAACGCCTGAGGGAGGAAGGACAGAAAAAAAATGTttcatccaattggtgacagattttcatgcaaatagtCTAAAATATGCATAAATAAAATACACAGATTTTCCCActagagatgtgtttccatcaaattaacttgttgtggataaaagtatgtgtgatgatgtagtgcacataaaaatgaccatgtaccgaataaaaatacaagttaaatgggtttccatcgcattttcaactctactgatggttttgtaaCCAGAAATGTTGCGTTATATAGTGAATGTccccactctggtattggcatgTGCGCTAACGAACAGCTGGCAGGTCCAGTgtgggtatagcctacatgatgagagtCTTATCGACTACAGAacaagattatttttatttgtcaaacagcagatagatgatcatgtcaccagaatacaACCCTCAATATTTATCAGAAagaagcatcaagctcatcactgtgtactttcaccaccctgtgaagttcatcagaacttatttcatctgcagcctaataaacttcatgctttcccgagtcgtagtgggaggagcATACAACATACAgcatgactccaagtttacttcgatatgatggttattatatcaatatttgcacataaaagcACGTCCACTGACATTTGTAGCATAATTACATCTTACAGACAAAAACATCCCACCGTATCGAGTATATATTTTTGTGTCAACATTTGGAAAGTTCATTGCCAAATTTGcagtttccatcaggcctgtcgtaACCTTTTCTTTTATACAACGTACTTTACTGGtgtaaaaaggttggatggaaacctgatAACAGATGGAATGTTGCAATGAGAGTGTAGGGAAAAATAGATTGTCACACACAATTGCAGATGAAATGTTGCAAGGTGaaatcacagagtttctaaatCCAGAGGTGCAACATTGTGAGACTTCCGGGAACGCTTGTGATCAAGATCAGGCCCTggtttggggtttgagaagtcaatttTGTTCATTTTCTCGAAATCTAAAAAGGCACAACTCTAACTTTGTGAGTGACACGTTTTAATTTTCGTCAAAAACAACAATACCAAAGGAGTGCTTTTGATTTGACGACCTGTACAGGAGCAACTCTGTGCAAGACAACTGCTAGAGCTGATGATGCGTTTCTACGCATGAGCTTAGCTAGTCATCActgccatgacatcgcctacaagtgtgatcggGATTTCTATTGGAGCTTTAGCCTGTGTTTTTGTGAAATATTTCTAAACAGAATGTTAAAGGTCCCAGTCCTGTGGTTCAATGTGTGAGGTGTTTGTAGTGCTTCTCACCTGATCTCGAACGTTCTTGTCAGGGTCAACAGTGAGGGTACAGAGCGTTGGCAGTACTCGTGCTGCGCTCTCCGTCACACTGTAGTAGTTGTGCGTTGCTGCGAAGCCCAGAACCCCGGCCGCCCGAGAAGCGGGAAACGGGTCCTTAGTGGCCCGAGAGAACGCAGAGATCAACACTCGCTGCCGCGTCtgtggaggaaaggagaagggcATGAATAAGAGGGTCaggcagagggagggaagaaatgggcaggtagagggagggagagaagaaatggtcaggcagagggagagaaaaggggagatgggtaaagagagaaagtgagttaCCCCAGCGTTGAGGTAGGGGGCGATCTTTCCCAGGCACACGGTGGTGTTGCAGCGGATTGGTCCCTGCTCGTCTCTCGCCTGCAGTCGTGCAAAGTGCCTCATCAGCTCCTGATTCACATTACTCTCATTCAGCTTGGGGGCCAGCAGcagcatggactgggagatgaaaagaaagacagagaacagagagttgGGAACACCATTAACTGTCAGTTCCACTTGAATGAAGAAGTGAGTGAAACCATCAGGTCGTGTGAGTATGTTAATCACAGTCTGACAGACTGGGTAAGTCAGTTATACCTTGACAGTCTGTTCTCTGATGGCTGGGTTTGTGTCTGTGAAACCGTGAACAACATGAGGGAAGATCTGCGAGTTCACCGCTGCATCATTTAGATACTGAATAAACTGCTCCATctaaaaggaaagagagaagaggacggGGTTGGAAAGAGGAATAAACAAGAGATCTGCAGCAAACACTCATTCTGGTGTAATGGCCGTCTTTGTACTCTGACGTGTGGTACTCTGTACCTGTTGAAGCAGTCGTATCCTCATGGCCCGGTCTGTAGAGGAGAACATCTTTACAATGACAGGAATGATCTTCTGCTGGTACTCCTCCGCAGACAGGAATTTACCTACCTGACAGACACAAAAgaacagggagagatggaagaagGAACCTTCTGCTAAACACCAGTCtgaaagtcaacagtgaagaggcgattccgggatgcaggccttctaggcagatttcctctgtccagtgtttgtgttattttgcccatcttaatcttttatttttattggccagtctgagatatgactccaggccagcatcccggagtcgcctcttcagagattggtgttttgcgtgtactatttaatgaagatgccagttgaggacctgtgaggcgtctgtttctcaaactagacactctaatgtacttgtcctcttgctcagttgtgcaccggggcctccaactcctctttctattctagttagtgccagtttgcgctgtcctatgaagggagtagtacacagccttGTACGATATCGTCAGTTtcccgcatggaatagccttaatttctcagaacacgaatagactgacgagtttcagaagaaagttctttgtttctggccattttcagccagtaatcgaacccacaaatgctgattctccagatactcaactagtctaaagaagggcaGTTTTATTGGTTTTattacagttttcagctgtgctaacataattgcaaaagggttttctaatgatcaattagccttttaaaatgctaaacgtggattagctaacacaacatgccattggaacacaggagtgatggttgctgataatgggcctctgtacacatATGTaggtagatattccattaaaaatcaatcgtttccagctacaatagtcattacaACAttaaaatgtctacactgtatttctgatcaatttgatgttattttaattgtacaaaaaatgtgcttttctttcaaaaacaaggaaatttcgaagtgacctcaaacttttcaacattagtgtgtgtgtgtgtatacagttgaagtcggaagtttacatacacttagtttggagtctttaaaactcgtttttcaaccactccacagattttttgttaacaaagtatagttttggcaagtcggttaggagatctactttgtacatgacataagtaattttcccaacaattgtttacagacagtttatttccctgtatcacaattccagtgggtcagaagtttacatacactaagttgactgtgcctttaaacagattggaacattacagaaaatgatgtcatggctttagaagcttctgataggctaattgacatcaattgagtcaattggaggtgtacctgtggatgtatttcaaggcctaccttcaaacgtacctccaaacacctgaaggtaccacgttcatctgtacaaacaatagaattCAAGTATAATCACCAttggaccactcagccgtcataccgctcaggaaggagatgcgttcggtctcctagagatgatcgtactttggtgcgaaaagtgcaaaatcaatcccagaacaacagcagaggaccaggtgaagatgctggaggaaacaggtacaaaagtatctatatccacagtaaaacgagtctttagacataacctgaaaggccgctcagcaaggaagaagccactgctccaaaaccgccataaaaaagccagactacggtttgcaactgcacatggggacaaagaacgTACTTTTTGTagcaatgtcctctggtctgattaaataaaaatagaactgtttggccaccattgttatgtttggaggaaaaagggggaggcttacaagccgaagaacaccattccaaccgtaaagcacgggggtggcagcagcatgctgtgggggtgttttgctgcaggagggactggtgcactttacaaaatagatggcgtcatgacgatggaaaattatgtggatatattgaagcaacatcttaagacatcagtcaggaagttaaagcttggtcgcaaatgattcttccaaatggacaatgaccccaagcatacttccaaagttgtggcaaaatggcttaaggacaacaaagtcaaggtattagagtggccatcagaaagccctgacctcaatcccatagaaaagttttgggcagaactgaaaaggcgtgtgcgagcaaggaggcctacaaacccgactcagtaacaccagctctgtcaggaggaatgggccaaaattcacccaacttattgtgggaaattgtttgacccaagttaaacaatttaaaggcaatgctaccaaatactaattgagtgcatgtaaacgtcgggcccactgggaatgtgatgaaagaaatcaaatctgaaataaatcattctctctactattattctgacatttcacattcttaaaataaagtggtgatcctaactgacctaagacagggaatttttacttggattaaatgtcaggaattgtgaaactgtgtttaaatgtatttggctaaggtgtatgtaaacttccgacttcaactgtgtgtgtacaaacacacacacacacacacacacacacataatgtatTCTTCAGacatactacatattctatccatcATGTCTATACATTCCATCatgtgaacaaaaatattaatgtaacatgtaaagtgttggtcccatgtttcatgagctgaaataagagaCCCCAGAATCTTtctatacgcacaaaaagcttatttctctcaaatttggtgcacaaatttgtttacatctctgttagagAACATTTATCCCAAGAAAATCCTtctacctaacaggtgtggcatttccacgaagctgattaaacagcatgaacattacaaagttacaccttgtgctggagacaataaaaggccactctaaaatgtgcagttttgtcacacaaaacaatgccacagatgtcaagttttgagggggtgtgcaattggcatgctgactgcaggtatgtccaccagagctgttgccagagattgaatgttaatttctcttccATAAGACAACTCCGTCGTTTTAGCGAATTTaacagtatgtccaactggcctcacaaccacgtgtaaccacaccagcccaggacctccacattccgtttcttcacctgcgggatcttcggagaccagccacctggacagctgatgaaactgaggagtatttctgtctgtaataaagccaattctgattggctgggcctggctccccaatgggtgggcctatgccctctgAGGCCCAACCAGGGCTGCGCTCCTgccgtcatgtgaaatccatagattagggcctaatgaattcatttcaattgactgacttccttatttgaactgtaactcagtaaaatcgtggaaatggttgcatgtttcatttatatttttgaagCAGATcatgagaatgccaagagtgtgcaaagctgtcatcaaggtagagggtggctactttgaagaatctaaaatacactgctcaaaaaaataaagggaacgctaaaataacacatcctagatctgaatgaaatattcttattaaatacttttttctttacatagttgaatgtgctgacaaaaaaaaaaaaatcacacaaaaattaacaatggaaatcaaatttatcaacccatgaaggtctagatttggagtcacactcaaaattaaagtggaaaaccacactacaggctgatccaactttgatgtaatgtccttaaaacaaatcaaaatgaggctcagtagtgtgtgtggcctccacgtgcctgtatgacctacaacgcctgggcataatcctgatgaggtggcggatggtctcctgagggatctcctcccagacctggactaatgcatccgccaactcctggacagtctgtggtgcaacgccacgtaggtggatggagagagacattatgtcccagatgtgctcaattggattcaggtctggggaacgggcgggccagtccatagcatcaatgccttcctcttgcaggaactgctgacacactccagccacatgaggtctagcattgtcttgcattaggaggaacccagggccaaccgcaccagcatatggtctcacaaggggtctgaggatctcatctcggtacctaatggcagtcaggctacctctggcgggcacatggagggctgtgcggccccccaaagaaagaccctcatggagtctgtttctgaccgtttgagcagacacatgcacatttgtggcctgctggaggtcattttgcagggctctggcagtgctcctcctgctcctccttgcacaaaggcggaagtagcggtcctgctgctgggttgttgccctcctacggcctcctccacgtctcctgatgtactggcctgtctcctggtagcgcctccatgctctggacactacgctgacagacagagcaaaccttcttgccacagcttgcattgatgtgccatcctggatgagctgcagtacctgagccacttgtgtgggttgtagactccgtatCATGCCACCACTAGAgagaaagcaccgccagcattcaaaagtgaccaaaacatcagccaggaagcataggaattgAGAAGttgtctgtggtcaccacctgcagaaccacttctttattgggggtgtcttgctaattgcctataatttccacctgttgtctattccatttgcacaacagcatgtgaaatttattgtcaatcagtgttgcttcctaagtcaaatcaaatctatttatttatttatttatttatttatatagcccttcgtacatcagctaatatctcaaagtgctgtacagaaacccagcctaaaaccccaaacagcaagcaatgcaggtgtagaagcacggtggctaggaaaaactccctaagtggacagtttgatttcacagaagtgtgattgacttggagttacattgtgttgtttaagtgttccctttatttttttgagcagtgtatattttgatttgtttaacacttttttggttactacatgattccatgtgtgttatttcatagttttgatgtcttcactattattctacaatgtagaaaatagtaaaaataaagaaaaatccttgaatttgtaggtgtgtccaaacttttgactggtactatatctatctatctatctatatacacacacagactctgacattgctcattctaatatttcttagttccattcttttactttttagatgtgtgaattgttagatattactgcactgttggagctaggaacacaagcatttcgctacacccacaataacatctactaaatatgtgtatgcgatcaataatattttattttatttgtaaaaagggcttaataaaatatatttgactGATTGAGGAAGGGCGGGAAATCATTAGTTGCCAAAAGCTTTCCCCCTGAAGAAATGGCTTTAACTCAAACCACTTCCAATGATTATGCTTTACATAGATATTACATAGTTTTCCCACTTCTGCATAAAACAGAGGAGCAATTCAATGCCAGACCGGTGATTCCTTCTGAATCCCCCCTCGCTGCCTCCACAGCACACATACCTTAAACAGAGGTGTGAGGACGACAGCACCTGCATTGCCAAACTCAAAGGCGGTGAGTAGCTGTGGCAGCACCTTGTGCTTACAGAAGTCCTCTGGGAATGAGTCCAGGTTCTCACTCAGGTCCTGAAAAAACTGATGCTTCTCTGCTGGGTCTTTGATCTGGATCACATATGTTAGATAGACATAAGATACATAGATATTTCACACTTCACAGAATAAAACATTTTATCGAAAAGCCAACACATTTCAATGAAAGCTGTGTCATCTCTATCGTGTCAAGCTTTTTCTATAGCGGAGATGGAGGTTAGGAATTGTACCTGGATCTCCTCAAGGAAAAGGTTGCTCTCCACAAAGCTGTTGCTAAGGAATCCTCCAGGAGCTCTGCAGTTCTGGAGGAAGCGAGCTGGGTTTGGCCGGGCCCTAGCGTTGGCCCCTACCAACTCACAGTAGTGTGGCACCAATGCTTTAGGGATCTGAGGGACAACATACCATAATACATTTCAAATCACTTCCAATTCATTCATGACCTTTGATATTTTGACAGGATGATATTAGAATCACTTTAGGATTTCCTTAAAATGTGTGATGCTCTGGTAAAATGTTAGAAGGTAAAGGGTGGGGGAGGAGGGTACCTTTCCGAGGGAGCGTAGGGAGGAGGTTCGGGGCAGTGGACCATTGAACACTTCCCAGATCAGACAGCCCAGCCGCCACACATCCCCAGCCCTGGAACACAgagatattattttatttaactaggcaagtcagttaagaacaaattcttatttacaatgacggcctacccaggccaaacccagacaacgctgggccaattgtgagccgccctatgggactcccaatcatgtccggatgtgattcagcctggattcgaaccaaggactgtagtgtcgcctcttgcactgagatgcagtaccttagaccgctgtgccactcgggagcccaagagATATACTTCATACTACAAATATTAAGTATCTTCAGAATACATCAAGCATTGAACTAAAATCTTTGTATGTGAGATACCAGCAATACAATTTGCAATGAAATCAGTATTTTACACCCTCTCATTCTTAACTGATTGTCTGTCAGTCTCACCATTTCTCTCCACCGTTTGGTGACTCAGGGGGGTCGTATTTGTCCATGTCAGAGTGAACAGCTTTAGCAGAGGGTAGTGATGTGGAGGCGTCCTCGTTCTCTGGGGTCATGTGGTCCAGACCGCCAAGCTTCCATTCTCCGGCTCGGTCCACAAACACAGACCAGATACCCAGGTTATTGTGAAGGAGGTGGCAGTCATTCACCAGGAAACTAAGGGCTTTCTACAGGGGGGAAATAGCGTGTGAGCAATTATTTTATTAATTACTTTCCTGTATTTGATTTACTGTTGATATGGATTGCTATgtattaaacatgattttaggtATGGGAAGACGTAGACAGAAGTATTCCCTTGGGGGAAGTTAGTCTACAATCATCTGTTGTCACTACCTTCGACCTGTTTAACTGCCAGTATCAACTGTCTGCCAGTGTTGAATGTTATGGTTACATTTTGGCTCCATTCTGGGCCTGGGACACACTGATAATGTATCTGTGAGACTGTGTTATTCTGTAGCAGCTGATGTTGTGACTTCCTATGAGCCTTTCGGGCTAGTGTTTAGAGAACATTCAGTACTGTATGATTAACATAGAAAAGGGCCTTCTCAGAGAAGATGGAGAGTCACCTTTCCATTGAAAAagagattgatagagagagacagaggaagggagaaggaTAATGGAGTAGAGGTGGAAGAGGCTTGATAAAGGACAAGCGGAACTCAACATACAGAAACACATGAGGAAATCAGAGCGctcatctctcctccagtctACTGACCACAATCTGATGAAGGCCCCAGGACATCTCCAGATCCCCAGAGCCCCCCCGGTCTGACTGGGCCTTCAGGTGGGCTGCCAGCGGGGTGACCTGCTCTGTGACCAGGTACaggctcttctctgtctgcaagGCACCAGAAAGAGACAACATTAATGCATTCATGACTTGGTTAAAATGTGCATTATAGTCTTAAGTATTTTTCTATTATATGGTGAGTACACCAACGACTAGCAGACTAGCTACTGTTTCTCTTGATTCAGTCGATACTCACCACAGTCTGCATGAAAAACAATGAAAacaaaaacagatacaaaagAATGCGACAATGGTGACAGAAAAAGAGTGTTGTTTGCCTTTTAAATATCAACTATATTGTGATGTTACACTATATGCATTTGGGGTGAAACACACCTCCAATCCATCTACGTAGGCCAGGATGTTGGGATGTCGAAGGGTCTTCATGCGTTTGAACGCTGCCTTTGCTAGCTGGGTCTGTTCCTCTGTCCCTGTTGACACCTCGTACACAAACACTGATACTGGCTCCCCACCTGTCTGAAGAGAAAGATGGCAAAATGTGATAATGTCATGTTTCATCATTGGTATGAGGAGAGATGTTATTGTGGTTTAAGAGAGATGAAGTTACAGTCTCCTTGGTGAGGCCAGAGGCCTCAACCACACTCACAGGAGAGGTGTTGTTTGGTTCTGTACCTTGCAATAagtgttgttgtcatgtcaaGACACAATTTGTCTCAGTCTAGTAGCTATTTCAGGTGAAACACAGAACGACACCTAGGCAACTCTGCCATCAAAGGTTCTACCATTGCATTCCCATGGCTTTGAAAAATAAGTAAAGGAAACAAAGCAACCTTTGATGACAAACAAACTAGATAATGTTAGCATCTAGTTAGTTAGCTACCAGTCAAAACAAGACTGACACTGTGCAAACATCATTATTAGTCATGATATCAGTGGTGGAGAGTAccctattgtcatacttgagtaaaagtaacgataatttaatagaaaattactcaagtaaaagtgaaaaacacccagtaaaatattacttgaatacaagtctaaaagtatttggttttaaaatatacttaagtatcaaaagtaaatgtaattgctaaaataggGGGTACAGGGGTACactaagacataatttacaaacgaagcgtGTTTAATGAATCCGCCAGATCAGttgcagtagggatgttctcttgatatgtGCGTaaatggaccattttcctgtcctgctaaagtATTCAagatgtaacgagtacttttgggtgtcagggaaaatgtatggaataaaaagtatattattttctttaggaatgtagaagTAAAcgttaaagttgtcaaaaatataaaaacaaaaaacgacttaagtaacgCTAGTACTTGATATTATTTTTTACACCACTCCATGAAATTAGTTGGTCGAAATTTCGCATGTAACTAGCTGAGGTTGTTAGCTCGTTAGGTTACAACAGTGACTGGCTAGCCAACGTTAGTTAGCGGAGATTGACGTGGCCCTTCATAAACAAAACCTACTAGTTAGGTATCTATACTAGCCTagcagtaacgttagctaacagtgCTGTTTTAGCTTCTATAGGCGATAAATATCCTgacaatgttatatatatatatatatgatagatatatatatatgatagatATATATGATAGTGATAATCTTGTATGGAAATTACATACAATTTCATCCCAAAAATAACTAGCTAGCGAGACCTTGCCTTGTATCAGCTAACCGCTACGTTGCCTAGCTAACAAGACATAATTATTCTGTTAAAATATATTTCTGCCCCCACAATTTGATTTACCTTTCGTTTGCCCCGATGTAGTGTCCATATTCCGGACGTTTCTTGAGTTTCCGGTAAAATGTCATAATTAAAGTCTTTGACTGGATCCCGAGCGAAAAAGGCCCACATCTCTGATATCTTTCAGCCTACATCAAGTAAACAACAACTATGGCGAACCGCAGCCTGCTAGCAAGCTGGCCACCCCAGAGAAATCAGATCCTTACGTTCCACACCTTGGGAAAAGCAGAGTGAGCGTTGACTTCTTTCTTCCAGAATTAATATTTTAATAcc is a window from the Oncorhynchus clarkii lewisi isolate Uvic-CL-2024 chromosome 14, UVic_Ocla_1.0, whole genome shotgun sequence genome containing:
- the LOC139366462 gene encoding N-terminal kinase-like protein isoform X2, with amino-acid sequence MWAFFARDPVKDFNYDILPETQETSGIWTLHRGKRKTGGEPVSVFVYEVSTGTEEQTQLAKAAFKRMKTLRHPNILAYVDGLETEKSLYLVTEQVTPLAAHLKAQSDRGGSGDLEMSWGLHQIVKALSFLVNDCHLLHNNLGIWSVFVDRAGEWKLGGLDHMTPENEDASTSLPSAKAVHSDMDKYDPPESPNGGEKWAGDVWRLGCLIWEVFNGPLPRTSSLRSLGKIPKALVPHYCELVGANARARPNPARFLQNCRAPGGFLSNSFVESNLFLEEIQIKDPAEKHQFFQDLSENLDSFPEDFCKHKVLPQLLTAFEFGNAGAVVLTPLFKVGKFLSAEEYQQKIIPVIVKMFSSTDRAMRIRLLQQMEQFIQYLNDAAVNSQIFPHVVHGFTDTNPAIREQTVKSMLLLAPKLNESNVNQELMRHFARLQARDEQGPIRCNTTVCLGKIAPYLNAGTRQRVLISAFSRATKDPFPASRAAGVLGFAATHNYYSVTESAARVLPTLCTLTVDPDKNVRDQAFKAIKSFLTKLETVSEDPTKLAEIEKDVMSSAQPAGAAASWAGWAVTGVSSLTSKLIRTGPGAEVGGPADNTPVAAGTASPRTGNPVTDGVPVGSEVKPPPASMTLPFASGLAIQSDSLKVTEKDEEPIGDRWDDEDWGSLEDAEKVQAADPDDWNSSDWSGMSSVKKKASVRGVSLASSEAVKKQSSDWSSSGWDADDSWSNEKEADIQGQSSPGEDGWGNDWEEEGRTAPATKSAALPEGVRLASEYDWDIKGDTQTDFLANVSQRETPTPTVGDGWSAEPAGDWGAEESWQSVGGSPGLSKAELAKKKREERRKELEAKRAERKAAKGPLKLGARKLD